TACAAAAATCAATATAGGTCAAAACATAAGACTACTCCATAGATGACTTAGCTGAAATCTCTAAAATCACAAAAGATTACACTAGGTATAACATACCTCAGAAATATCCTCTAAAATTTTGTTAATTATCAAGGATGATAATTTAAGATACTTATTTAGACTTTCAGCAACTTCTTATCTTGAAGTCAAAATCCTCTCAGTATCAAGTGCTATAGCTAATTCCTCATTCGTTGGCATTACAATAACCTTAACTTTTGAAGACGGTTTTGATATCACTCCAGATTGCCCCCTTATAGTTTTATTGTTAGCCTCGTCATCTATTTCTATTCCTATATCTTCTAACCCTTCTAAAACTTTTTTCCTTGTTAAGGACGAATTCTCACCAACACCAGCGGTAAACACTATCCCATCAACCTTCTTTAACTCAAAAAAGTATGCACCTATATATTTTCTTATCCTATTACAATACATATTGAAAGCTAAAATAGCTCTTTCATTACCCTTTCCATATTCTTCCTCTATCACCCTCATATCATTAGACATAGAGGTTATTCCAAGAATACCACTTTCCTTGTTGAGTATTCTATCCATCTCCGATAGAGATAGTCCTTCTCTATCCATAATAAAAAGCGGTATACTTGGATCAATATCACCACTCCTTGTACCCATTATGAGACCTTCTAAAGGGGTAAATCCCATAGAAGTATCATATGACTTACCCTGCTTAACAGCAGTTATACTTGCACCGTTACCTAGATGACAAGTTATTAGGTTTATACTGTTTATGTCTATATTCAGCAATTCTGCTGTTTTCTGAGTTACGTATCTATGAGATGTACCATGAAAACCATATCTTCTAATTCTATGTATCTCGTAATACTTCATAGGTATAGCATACAAATAGTTCTCAGGTGGCATAGTTTGATGAAACGCTGTGTCAAAAACCGCAACTTGAGGTACATCCGGTAATACATCTTTGCAAGCAAGAATACCTATAAGATTGGGTGGATTATGAAGTGGTGCTAACTTACCAAATTCCCTTATGTATTCTATTACTTCCTCATTTATCAAAACACTCTCAAAAAATTTATGTCCTCCGTGAACTACTCTATGGCCTATCGCATCTACCTGAAGATTGTTTGATAGTATTATCTTAACAACTATTTGAATAGCTTCCTTATGGTCTCTAGCAAGCACATCCTCTTTTACTTTCTCATCATTTAAAGTATAACTATTTGTAGCACCTATGTTACCAACCCTATCAACAAGCCCTTTCAGAAGAGCTTCCCCCGTAGAAGTCTCGATTAATTGATACTTAATAGAAGAACTACCAGAATTTATAACCAAAACCTTCATACGTAGCATTTTAAAGTATCAAAAAAGATTCTTTCAAAATACCCTCTTGATAACACTAACTCAAAACTCTCAAAATATGCTTACTTATTACAAAAAGGCAAGAAATAGAAAAAACATAATCTAACATCATAAAATCCCTGTTTAGACTAAATATCACCAAATCAAATTAGATTACTCACCTAAATTTTTGATTAACTCATATCATTTCAAGATTCTATTAAAACTCATATTTCTAATTCCAAAAAATAACTACTCATACCAAATCTCAAAAATACATTCAAACTACTAATAAAATCTTACTTGAAATCCCCAAATACATACAATTATATTTTTGTAAAATTTGTAAAATATGAAGGAAAAGCTAAAAAATCCAAAATAACCAATTTAACTAAAGTTAAAAAATAACACCGAACTATTATGGTTTTTTGTTTCCGGAGAATAAGGTATGAAAGAAATAAAAGGCATTAAGTTTGAGAGCATTCATGATTACATATCAAGAGAGGAATTATTGAAAAAACCCTTTTCCATAAGGGTATTGATAGAAAATGTTTCAAGAAACCTAAAAGAAGAAGGAATGGAAGAACGATTCCTTAATGCTCTGATAAATTGGAAAGGGCATGTTGAATACAAAGATGAAATAGGATTTAAACCTTGTAGAGTACTAATGCAAGATTTCACAGGAGTACCCATCGTAGTAGATTTAGCACTAATGAGAGAAAAAGCAAAAGAAAAAGGAAAAGACCCTAAACTCATAAATCCAAGAGTACCAACTCATCTAATTGTCGATCACTCTTTACAAATAGATTTTTTCGGTACCTCAGATTCTTTAAAAAAGAATCTAGAGCTTGAGTTTCAAAGAAATCTAGAAAGATACAAATTACTAAAATGGGCTCAAAAGAACTTCTCAAACTTCTATGTCGTACCACCTGGTAAAGGAATAATACACCAGATAAATTTAGAGTACCTAGCAAAAGTCGTAATAGTTGAAGATGGAACAGCAAAATATGATACCCTTGTTGGAACAGATTCTCATACTACTATGATAAATGGGTTAGGTGTTTTAGGATGGGGAGTTGGTGGAATAGAAGCTGAAGCAGTAATGCTAGGACACCCTTACTTCATGAAATTACCAGAAGTAATCGGAATACACCTAAAAGGAAGATTAAGAGAAGAAGTAAACGCAACAGATTTAGTATTAACAATTACAAACCTACTCAGAAAGGTAGGAGTTGTAGATAAGTTTGTTGAGTTTTTTGGAGAAGGAACTAGAGAGATGGATGTTGAAACAAGAGCAACGATAGCAAACATGGTTCCGGAGTATGGTGCAACAATGGGATTCTTCGGAGTTGACGAGCAGACATTAGATTATCTAAAGAGAACAGGAAGAGATAAAGAACTTATAGAAATAGTCGAACTTTATACAAAAGAACAAGAACTGTGGGTATATAAAGACTCATATGAAAAAATTGAATTTTCACAAGTTATTGAATTTGATTTAAGCAAAGTAGAACCGGTACTAGCAGGCCCCAAGCGTCCTCAAGATAAAGTTTCTCTATATTCTGTAGCAAGTGAATTTCAAAACTATCTATCGCAAACAAAGCAATCCACTACCGAAGAAAACAGTCTCAATGATGGTGATATAGTAATATCTTCAATCACAAGTTGTACTAATACTTCAAACCCCTACTTACTAGTTGGAGCAGGTTTGGTTGCTAAAAAAGCTGTTGAGAAAGGATTAAGTGTAAAACCCTACGTAAAAACATCATTTGCTCCTGGCTCAAGAGTAGCTGAGGATTATCTAAAAAAACTAGGTCTCCTTGAGTACCTCGAAAAGATTGGCTATAACATCGTAGGTTACGGATGTGCTACATGTATAGGTAACAGTGGACCTCTGATAGATTGGGTTGAAAAAGAAATAAAAGAAAAAAATCTTTTGGTAGTTTCTATACTTAGCGGAAATAGAAATTTTGAAGGAAGAATACATCCCCTTGTAAAAGCAAATTATCTAGCATCTCCTATTTTAGTAGTTGCTTATGGAATTGCTGGAAAAATAAACATTAATCTATCATCTGAACCAATAGGATATGACAAAAACAATAACCCTGTATATTTCAAAGATATCTTGCCAACTCATTCAGAGATTGTTGAATACTTAAATAAAATAAATACAACTCAAAGTTTCATAGAAAACTATAAAGATATATTCAAGGGCACTGAAGATTGGGAAAATATTGAAATATCCGAAGGAGAGCTATTTGAATGGGATATCAACTCAACTTACATAAAGAGACCTCCTTATCTCGATAACTATGATAAAGAGGAAAATAATCTAAACGATATAATAGGTGCTAGAGTACTCTTGGTATTAGGAGACTCAATAACAACAGATCACATATCTCCAGCAGGAAGTATAAGCCCAACATCTCCAGCAGGAATATATCTACTTTCAAAAGGTGTAAAAAAAGAAGAATTTAACTCATATGGAGCTAGACGAGGAAACTACGAAGTAATGATGAGAGGGACTTTTGCTAATGTTAGAATAAAGAATCTAATGCTAAACGGAAAAGAAGGCGGTTATACACTGGTATACAAAGACGGCAAATGGATCGAAACTACCGTTTTCGAAGCATCAGTATACTATCAACAGAATAATATCCCCCTCATAGTAATAGGCGGAAAAGAATATGGTACTGGTAGTTCGAGAGACTGGGCAGCAAAAGGCCCATATCTACTCGGAATCAAAGCAATAATAGCAGAAAGTTTTGAGAGAATACATAGAAATAACCTAATAGGTATGGGAATAATACCACTACAATTTATAGATGAAAATAGGGAAACTCTAGGAATAACAGGTAAGGAAATATTCAACATAAGAGGAATATCAAATATCAAACCAAGAGATATAATTGAAGCTGAAATAATAAGAGAAGATGGTACTAAGAAAACATTCAAAGTTATCTGCAGAATAGACACTACTAATGAATTAAATATCTTAAAAAGTGGTGGAATTCTACATAAGGCGTTAAGGCAAGTTCTTTAGCTTGTAGTGCTTGTGAGAAATACTCTGTCCTATTGAAATTATACCATATATTCCATCTCTCATTGGACCAGGATTGAAGAAGAATATACCATTAATTTCTCTTGCCATAGGTTGGTGAGTATGCCCAAATAAAACAATTCTAGCTCCTTTACTAAGGGAAGCATGCTTCAGCTTGTCTAAACCATTGTGAACATCGTATATATGACCATGAGTACATAAGACTTTTTTATCTACAACATCAAAAATTTCAATCTCAGGTATAAAAGGAGTCATACTATCTTCTCTCATGCTATCAACATTACCCCTAATCATTAAAACTTCTTTACCCTTATCTTTTATCATCCTAATAAAAGGTTTCATATCAAACCATGCATCACCTAAATGAACTACCATTTGAACTCCATCAAGCTCTAACCTCAAAACATCTGATATAAATCCAAGATGACCGTGTGAATCACTTATAACCAGTATCTTCTTATTCATACTAAACTCCAGACCAGGAAAACATCTAGTCTAAAACTCATACAAAGCACAGAATATACTACTATCCTATGATAATACTATACTTACCCTTAATTCAACCAAATTCAACAAACACTAAAAAAATTATTTCAAAATATATTTAATAAACCAAATTTTTAAGCATCAAACACTCAAAAATTTACATATATAACGGGAAGCGTTTACACAGAGATACAACTTTTTCCTTTACGGAGTTTAAGTATGCATCATTATCTTTGTTTTTTAAAGCTTCATCAATATATTCAGCAACTTCCTCCATTTCATTTTCCTTCATACCTCTTGTTGTTATTGTTGGTGTACCTATCCTTATTCCACTTGGATTCATAGGGGGATTCGGATCATAAGGTATAGCATTTTTATTCACTGTAATACCTACTTTATCAAGCACGACCTCTGCCTCAGCACCTGTAATACCTTTATTTCTTAGATCAATGCTGAACATATGAGAATCTGTACCACCTGAAACAATTCTATATCCTCTATCAGAAAGTAACTGGGCTAACTTTCTTGAATTTAGTAATATCTGCTTTTGGTAAACTCTAAACTCATCAGACATAGCTTCTTTAAAAGCTACTGCCTTTGCTGCAATAACATGCATTAAAGGTCCGCCTTGTATTCCTGGAAACACTGATTTATCTACATCTTTTGCATAAGACTCCTTAGTTAAAATAAGACCCCCTCTAGGCCCTCTCAGTGTTTTATGAGTAGTAGTAGTAACAAAATCAGCATAAGGAACTGGAGAATCATAATAACCAGCAACAATCAATCCAGCATAGTGTGCTATATCTGCTAATAGATACGCACCGACTTTTCTAGCAATGACAGAAAATCTCTCAAAATCAATCTGTCTAGAATAAGAACTTGCTCCACAAACTATAATTTTTGGTTTATGTTCTTCCGCTAGTTTCTCAACCTCATCATAATCAATAAGCTCAGTATCTCTATTAACTCCATAGTACACTACATTATAAAGTTTACCCGAAGAATTAACTTTACTACCATGCGTCAAATGTCCTCCATGAGATAAATTCATACCAAGTATAGTATCACCTGGCTTAAGAAAAGCCAAATACACAGCCATATTAGCTTGGGCTCCAGAATGTGGTTGAACGTTAGCATGTTCGGCATTAAATAACTTTTTTGCTCTATCAATAGCAAGAGATTCAGCAACATCTACATATTGACAACCACCATAATATCTCTTTGAAGGATATCCTTCTGCGTATTTATTTGTAAGAACACTACCCATAGCCTCTAAAACAGCCTTAGAAGTGGCATTCTCTGATGCAATAAGCTCTAGATGATACTCTTGTCTGTTTATCTCATTAATTATCACTTCGTATATCTCAGGATCAACCTCTTTCAAAAGTTTTCCTTTTATCATATCAATAGAAGAAGAAAGTAACATACCAACCTCACTCATAATACAAAAGCTGGAGTACTTATATACCGCCATACAACGTGGAGAGAGACCCCAGCAGGCGGTTTTTCCCCCCACATTAAGAATATAACATTTTTTCTAGACCAAGTAAAACCTAAAGTTTACAATAAAAAAATTCCAATTTCATTCAATAGAGTACTCTATAGAATTCTCTATACTCGATAAACTAAACGAACTCTATAACCGCTAACTCAGCTCCATCACCTTTTCTAAACTTACCTAACTTAACTATCCTAGTATAACCACCATTCCTATCTTTATATCTTACTCCTATATTGCTAAACAACTTATTTACAGAATCTCCATCTCTTAAGAACGCAAAAACAATTCTTCTATTATGTAACGTATCTTCCTTGGATCTCGTAATAATCTTTTCAATAACTCTTTTAAGATACTTAGCTCTTGCAACAGTAGTTATAATTCTCTCATTTTTTATGAGAGAGTTTGACAAATTCCTTAACATTGACTTTCTATGTTCTTTGTATCTGCCAAGCTTCTTAACTTTATCACCATGTCTCATACCAACCTCCTAAGAATTCTTTTCAAATTCCTCAACTACTTCCTTTGGTAAGTGCATACCTATACTCAACCCCCATTCTTCGAGTTTTTTCTTAACTTCATCAATAGACTTCTTACCAAAACTCCTAAACTTTAATTCTTCTTCGTGCTTACTTACTAGATCGTATATTTTTGTTATACCTGATTCTTTTAGAATATTAAAAGTCTTTGCCGACAGATTGAGTTCCTCTATTGAAGCAGACAACTTTTTGATAATTTCTCTAACTTCTATAACTTTACCCTCAACTTTTGATACTGAAAAATCCCCAAGCATAACCTCAGATATACTTCTTATATAAGATTTCCATACTTCAACCACTGTATTGTAAGCATCTATTGGAGAAATACTACCATCAGTTTCGATCTCAATAACAACTCTTTCTTTTACAGTATTATCAATTCTTACCGCTTCAACATCAAAGTTTGCTCTTTTAACAGGAGAATAAAGAGCATCAATAGGTATAAGTCCTACTTCATAATTACCATTAGACATTTGAATCTCATCAGCAAGAATTGCACCTTTTCCGTATGTTATAACTAGTTTAATCTTCAAATTCGCATCTTCATTGAGAGTAAGAAGCGGTAAATCTGGGTTGAAAACTACTATATCACTATCAAATTTAGACAAATCTCCTGCTTTAAAAACTCCCTCTCCTTTCAATGAAATAAAAACTTCTTTTCTATCTTGTTGAGAATTTAATTTTAGTCTAACTTGCTTAAGAGCAAGTACAAAATCAGTATAATCTTCCTTTGCACCTTCTATTGGCGAAAACTCGTGCAAAATACCATCAATCTTAACAGCACTTATAGCATACCCAGGTACAGAAGACAGCAAAAACCTTCTTATAGAATTTCCAATAGTAACACCAACTCCTTCATCAAGAGGACCTATTATTATTCTACCATAATTCTCTGTTAGAGACGACCTCTCACATATAACTTCCTTTGGAAAAGTAAATAACCCTAAAATCCTAGTAACATCCATAAACTACCCCTATAAAATTAGAATTTAGAATAATACTCAATTATGTAAGAAAGGTTTATATTAGTATCCAAAGTTAAATCTTGCCCCTCAGGAGACTTAAGCACCTCCACTTGCCTTTTATCCAAGTCTAGACTTAGCCACTTAGGTATATTCTGAGACTTCTCTTTAGCGTTCTTTATTAGTTCTTCATCATCAAGGACAAATTCAATTTTATCACCTGGCTTAACAACATATGAAGGTATGTTAACGTAATGACCGTTCACCTTAAAGTGTTTATGCGAAACAAGCTGTCTAGCTTCTCTTCGTGATCTAGCAAACCCTACTCTGTAAACAACATTATCCAATCTACTCTCAAGCAAAGACAACAGATTGTCACTTATAACTCCTCCTCTTCTCTGTGCTATATCAAGGAATCTTCTGAGTTGCCTTTCGGACATATTATACAACCTTCTTAGCTTTTGTTTTTCTCTGAATCGTAAACCAAACTCAGACAAAGTTGGCTTGAGTTTTTTTGGCGGTTCACCTGGTTTTTTCTTCCTAGACACAAGAGGACATTTTGGAGTATGACACTTCTCACCTTTCAAAAACAACTTAACTCCCTCTCTTCTACATAACCTACAAACAGGACCTTTATACATATTCACCCCTCCTAAACTCTTCTCTTCTTTTTAGGCCTACATCCGTTATGAGGTATAGGAGTAACATCTCTTATTTTTCTAACCTTAACTCCAGATGCAATAATCGACCTTATAGCTGTTTCTCTACCAGGACCTGGCCCCTTTACATTGACATCAACTTCCTTTATACCCAAATTAATCGCTTCTTTTATAGCTCTTTCAGCGGCAACTTGTGCTGCATAAGGCGTTCCTTTTTTAGTATTCTTAAAGCCACAAGACCCAGCACTTGACCAACACAAAACATTCCCATTCATATCGGTAATTGTAACTATCGTATTATTAAAAGTAGAGTTTATATGTACAATACCCTCAGAAACTTTTTTCTTCTCCTTTTTCTTAGCCATAACTTACCTCATTTTGTAACTATAATTTTAAACTAGTTTAAAAAATAAAATCAATTTAGTTATAAAACTTTCGATACTGAAACTACAAAAACCTAAAATCTTTACTATATAAAGAATTTGATATAAACTCAATACTTTTTTCATAATATATCGCAAATCTGAATAAAGAGGTTTTAAGTATGTTGTCAAAAGATGTTAAACAAAAAATAATAGAAGCCTACAAAATAAGCGAAGGAGACACTGGTTCACCAGAGGTCCAAATTGCTCTCATGACTGCCAGAATTGAAGCATTAAATCAACACTTCAAAAAGTTTAAAAAAGATAAAAACTCAAGAAGAGGACTTCTAAAACTAGTAGGAAGAAGAAGAAGATTGCTTAACTACTTAAAGGAAAACTATCCAGATAGATATAATAACCTTATTAAGAAATTGGGATTAAGAAAGTAAAAGTGGAATACGTACTAACTTCTATAGCAATACTAGTACTAATAATATCTGTGGTATTTCACGAATATGCTCATGGTAGGATATCATATATGCTCGGAGACAATACTCCAAAGGAAGAAGGTAGATTAACACTAAACCCTATAAAGCATCTTGATCCTGTTGGGAGCATTCTATTACCAGTACTACTTGTTATATCAAACACAGGATTTATAATAGGTTGGGCTAAACCTGTACCAATAAACCCTGATAACTACAAAAATAAAAAGTTAGGTTGGATACTAACATCATTAGCAGGTCCTTTAACAAATTATTCACTAGTACTAATATCATTACCCATAATCTTATTCATAAATTCAAACTTTACACCTTCACCTGAAATATTCTACATAAAGTTAGTATTATGGTACATATTAGTAATAAATTTTGTATTAGGAACTTTCAATTTGTTTCCATTACCACCACTAGATGGATTCTGGGTAGTTGCCAATTTATTACCTGAAACTTCAAGAGACAAAATAGTTTCAATAGTATCATCAAAATATTATCCAATAATTATGATATTGACAATAGTAATAGCAATCTTTATAAGTAGATATACGATAATACCTGCAGTAAACTCATTAGAAGAATGGCTTGTTATATTACCTAGATAGCAAATTAATTAACCTAATTACTTATAGTTTGTCTAAGTTTAACTTCTAAAATAGAAGAATCAAAAAACACAAAGTAAAGATATACACTTGAATTTCATTTAGCTTTTAGTTCCTCTATCTTTGAAAGTATTTCTTTGTAGTGATATTGAATTTCAGCATTATTTGGCAGAAGCTCAATAGCCTTCTTTATTTCACTAAGTGCTTGATAATACTCCCCCCTTTTATAATAAACCCAAGCCATAGTATCCCTTATTTCTGGAGAATCTGGCTCTTGAGATAAAGCTTTCCTAGCAAGCCTAACAGCCTCCGTTAGATTTATCCCTTTCTCAGCATATATATACGCTAACGCATTCAAAACTCTAGGATTGCTATCATCTATCTCCATAGCTTTTTTCAGATATATTATACTCTGATCATACCTATTACTCTTCTCAAAAACATAAGCTATAGCAACTAAAGCAGATACACTCTGAGGATTTATTTTAAGTACTTCCCTAAAGCAGTTCTCAGCTAACTTATATTCCTTTCTCAAGGTATATATGTAACCACATACCATATTGGAGTGAATAGATATGTAATAATTTTTATTTGTCCTCGCAGAATGCAAAAGATAGTTCAACGCCAGATCAAAATAACCTAAGTTAGCATAAGTAAGCCCAACATAATAGTTATATTCATAATTGTCTGGATTTCTTTTAAGAAGTTCCTTAAACAACTCTAAGGCATCCTTGAAGTTTTTTTTCTTAAAAAGCTCAATAGCCTCTCTCAACTGCGGTATATCACTATCCTTTGTTGAGATAATATCTTCCATAACTACTTCCATATTATAAATCTTCGTAAGTTTCATTTAAAGTTAAAAATTTACCATCGGCATAAAGATAAAAAAGTATCTCCTCTACTAATTCAAACTACATAAACAGAATTTACAGAATAAAAAACACACATTAGCTTAAAAATATTGTTTATCTTAACGATAGTCCTTCAAAATGAGCATTATGAAAAAAATAGCACTTACATGTATGGGTAAGGATAAACCCGGAATAGTAGCCAAAATCTCAGAAGTGCTTTTCAGAACAGGTTGTAGCATTGAAGGATCAAGGATGTCTCTACTACAAGGAGAATTTGCTATAATTCTAATTTTTACTCTTTTTGAGGACAAAAATTATCATTCACTCAAAAGAGAACTCAAAAGAGTGGAATACGAAATGGATATTGAGATAAATCTGAGAGAGCTAGATCAAGAGGAATATTCAGATAAACAAGAAATTCCAAAGAAAACTTTTATAGTCAATGTCTATGGTGCAGATAAACCCGGAATAGTATTTAACGTAACAAATCTGCTGTATCTAAACAACATGAATATAATTGATTTATTTACCGACCTTGTAGAAGTTGAAGGTAAGAAAGTATATGTTATGTCAATAACAGTTGATGGTAGCAATGTTAAACTTAATACCATCAGAACTAAAGTCGAGAAGGTATGTAAAGAAATTGGACTAGAGGTTAGCGTTCAAGAAGTAGAAGAAGTGGAGATGTAAAATGATACTCGAGATAATAAAGTTTCCAGACCCAAGACTCAAGATAGTATCTCAAGAAGTTATACCAGAAAAAGAAAACGAAGAGGAACTACAAAAATTCATAGATAACTTAGTAGAAACAATGTACAACGCTCCCGGTGGTATAGGAATATCATCTCCCCAAGTCGGTGTACACAAGAGGATAATAGTCGTTGATGCAAGAAAGAATAAAAAAACTACTGTCAACCATGGACTCATAGTTATGATAAATCCCGTAATCATCTACTCTGAAGGTAATATACTAATAAGAGAAGGATGTATGAGTATACCTGATTACACAGGAAACGTTGAAAGAAAATCCAAAATATTCATAAGGGGACTAGATAGAAACTTTAAGGACATTGATATAGAAACAGAAGGAATGGAAGCAGTAGTATTCCAACACGAAATAGATCATCTTGATGGAAAACTCTTCCTCGACAGGATAAAAAACTTTCATACCGATCTTTTTAGAAGGAGAAAATACCTTTAACTAATATATACACTAGGACAAAAACCAAAAATAACTAAAAGGATTATGATACAAGGGAGACTAAAAACTAGGTAGTTTTGAAATTACAAATCCTTTAAGATAAAGCGTTTCTGGCATCTGGAGTATCCAAGGATGATCCGGAGATTGCAAAAGTTCATTATCTACTCTTAACCTAACACCAAGTTCCATTCCCGCTATCCTTATAGCAGCAACAAAGTGCTCTTTGAGTAAATTATAAGAGCATGTAAATATAACTAATTTACCACTAGGCTTCAGCAAAACCAAACTACGCTTTATAAGATCAATTAACTGTGGTAATCTCTTTCTAGATTCAGAAATACTTTTAACAAAAGTTGGAGGATCGAGTATTATTATATCAAACTCTTCATCAATTTGTTTTATCAGATCAAAAGCATCACCTGTTATAACTTTCAATTTACTAGAAACGCCATTCGAATTAGCATTTTCCTTTATCAGATCTGAATACGCTTCACTTTTTTCTATACAAACAACATTCGCACCTCTCTTAGCGCAATAAATACCAAAACCTCCAACGTAACTAAAAATATCCAAAACCTTAAACCCATCATTACACATACCAGATACTATCTTTCTATTTACTGTCTGATCTAGGAAAAACCCTGTTTTCTGCCCCTTAAATGTCTCAAATACGAATTGTAGTCCATTCTCTACAATTCTTATAAATTTTGGTACATTCCCCCTAAGAGGTACATTAACAGGAGATAATCCTTCTTCATCTTCTCTAAAATCACCATAGCTTCTTTCGTATATATTATCGACACCTAAAAACCTAACTATTCCATCAACAACTATATCTCTCAACCCCTCAAATAATCTATTTCTTATTTGAATCCCTACAAAATCACCATACTTATCTATTACAAGTCCAGGAAGAAAATCAGATTCTGAATACACAACTCTATAGTTGCTCTTATCTATGTCATTTGAGTACATCAACTTCTTTCTATGCTCAAAAGAAAATAAAATTCTCTTTTTAATCTCCAAATCTAAATCAAAATTACTTTCATAAGAAAAAACCTTGACAGCTTTACGCGAGTTAGGAGAATAGTAAGCACTACACACAAATCTACCATCCTGGGAAATAACTGAAACCCACCCTTCCTTACTTCTATTAATATTAAATTTTTTTATCTCATCTTCGTATATCCAAAGGTAAAAATTTCTAACCTTCTTCTCTGCCTCTTTTTTGATTATTATCTCACCTATGTATTCCATAAAGCTAGCTTACAATGCTTTTTCCTGTCTTAGAAGCTTTTGCTTTTCTAGTTCAATAACTATAGGAGATGCTATGAAAAGAGATGAATAAGTACCACTAATAATACCCGTAAGTAAAACTATTGAAAA
The DNA window shown above is from Brevinematales bacterium and carries:
- a CDS encoding site-2 protease family protein — protein: MEYVLTSIAILVLIISVVFHEYAHGRISYMLGDNTPKEEGRLTLNPIKHLDPVGSILLPVLLVISNTGFIIGWAKPVPINPDNYKNKKLGWILTSLAGPLTNYSLVLISLPIILFINSNFTPSPEIFYIKLVLWYILVINFVLGTFNLFPLPPLDGFWVVANLLPETSRDKIVSIVSSKYYPIIMILTIVIAIFISRYTIIPAVNSLEEWLVILPR
- the rpsO gene encoding 30S ribosomal protein S15 encodes the protein MLSKDVKQKIIEAYKISEGDTGSPEVQIALMTARIEALNQHFKKFKKDKNSRRGLLKLVGRRRRLLNYLKENYPDRYNNLIKKLGLRK
- a CDS encoding class I SAM-dependent rRNA methyltransferase; the protein is MEYIGEIIIKKEAEKKVRNFYLWIYEDEIKKFNINRSKEGWVSVISQDGRFVCSAYYSPNSRKAVKVFSYESNFDLDLEIKKRILFSFEHRKKLMYSNDIDKSNYRVVYSESDFLPGLVIDKYGDFVGIQIRNRLFEGLRDIVVDGIVRFLGVDNIYERSYGDFREDEEGLSPVNVPLRGNVPKFIRIVENGLQFVFETFKGQKTGFFLDQTVNRKIVSGMCNDGFKVLDIFSYVGGFGIYCAKRGANVVCIEKSEAYSDLIKENANSNGVSSKLKVITGDAFDLIKQIDEEFDIIILDPPTFVKSISESRKRLPQLIDLIKRSLVLLKPSGKLVIFTCSYNLLKEHFVAAIRIAGMELGVRLRVDNELLQSPDHPWILQMPETLYLKGFVISKLPSF
- the rpsK gene encoding 30S ribosomal protein S11 translates to MAKKKEKKKVSEGIVHINSTFNNTIVTITDMNGNVLCWSSAGSCGFKNTKKGTPYAAQVAAERAIKEAINLGIKEVDVNVKGPGPGRETAIRSIIASGVKVRKIRDVTPIPHNGCRPKKKRRV
- the rpsD gene encoding 30S ribosomal protein S4, translated to MYKGPVCRLCRREGVKLFLKGEKCHTPKCPLVSRKKKPGEPPKKLKPTLSEFGLRFREKQKLRRLYNMSERQLRRFLDIAQRRGGVISDNLLSLLESRLDNVVYRVGFARSRREARQLVSHKHFKVNGHYVNIPSYVVKPGDKIEFVLDDEELIKNAKEKSQNIPKWLSLDLDKRQVEVLKSPEGQDLTLDTNINLSYIIEYYSKF
- the def gene encoding peptide deformylase, which codes for MILEIIKFPDPRLKIVSQEVIPEKENEEELQKFIDNLVETMYNAPGGIGISSPQVGVHKRIIVVDARKNKKTTVNHGLIVMINPVIIYSEGNILIREGCMSIPDYTGNVERKSKIFIRGLDRNFKDIDIETEGMEAVVFQHEIDHLDGKLFLDRIKNFHTDLFRRRKYL
- a CDS encoding tetratricopeptide repeat protein, whose amino-acid sequence is MEDIISTKDSDIPQLREAIELFKKKNFKDALELFKELLKRNPDNYEYNYYVGLTYANLGYFDLALNYLLHSARTNKNYYISIHSNMVCGYIYTLRKEYKLAENCFREVLKINPQSVSALVAIAYVFEKSNRYDQSIIYLKKAMEIDDSNPRVLNALAYIYAEKGINLTEAVRLARKALSQEPDSPEIRDTMAWVYYKRGEYYQALSEIKKAIELLPNNAEIQYHYKEILSKIEELKAK